GTCTAAAATCCATTCGAACCAAATTATCTTTATAGGCTTAaactatttttatgttttagaaGCAACATTTTTGGAGGAAGCGTCTTCCTCTGATCTAGCTGGTTCATGGTCAGTAAAGCACCACTCCTCTAACAAGGGCAGTAGTTCTATTACACTATTTGACCTAATCTCAGTGTGAGGTTAAGACAATTTAGACACAAATTAAGAATTAATAAAACGTCTTCATTTCTTAGCTTCATAATGTATTAAGAAAGTCTAAATCTTAAAAGGATTTCTGTAGCTCATCTACCAATGACCTATGGCAATCTCTTTGCAGGGATTAGCACTTGTGAATAAAATATaagctttgttttcccatgAGTATCAAGTCATAATACAGCAAGCTTTTTGCTGTACTTACAAAGTACTGTTGGGTCATTTTAAGGTTAATAAATACTCccctaaagaagaaaaactcatGTTTTATCTAAATCAACAGGCTACTTTAGTGCCTACCCTAAACATAAAGCAGACTGTAAGAAATTAAGAACAGAAGTTAACCCACAAGGTTAAAAAGCTTGAGTAAACCATGATTATAGccaatatttttctaaattttattttcaaatacaacaagaaaatttaatttcactgtttcaCAGTAGGTGATCCAAATAATTAGCTATATAGGTCTCCCTCCTGTTCCCCCTCCAAGCTGCAGACATTGCACTTGTTACCTGTGAGGCTCGACAGGACATTTTGCCTTCCAGTCACTCAAACGGGTGTCATATTCCACAGATATGATTCTAAGGGCAGGACAGTCTGAAGCCAGCCATGTCTAAATTAAAGAAAACCGAAAACCATCAAAAGGAACTTATTACTGAAGTACTTAAAAAACTCTTGCAAGCATTTTAGCAACAATGCAGCAAAGTTATTATTAAGACAGTATCAAGTAcagtttctgttctttatgAATCCTCGAATACATCTTAcatctgcagttattttttatttcatactgGCAAACTCTAGACAGCTTCCTAACCAAAATGTAGGCAAAGGCTGGAGCGCATTACTAACTTGTGCATTCCTGGCTCCCTCTCCTGGGTGCAACAACAATTACTAAAACGGCCAATGGGACTGAAGAGTTTAAGTTTTGCAGATACACTTCGGTGGTTACACCAATGCGAGTTGCTTGAAGCAGTCATTATTTATTTACCAATAATATCTATATAGTAATCTGGAAACACTGAGGTACTCAGACATCCACACAAGAAAACATACTgaacatgttttaaaatgtaattttacatCTCTTTTTCTAAGCAGAAGCATTTCACCAAAAAGAATGAGAGCATGAGGAAAGCGGACATTGCCTCCTCTTTCTCTACCAGAAGAATGATGCTGAGTGCATTACCTTCAGCATAGATTTTCCTTTGCAATAACAACCTGTTCAAAATTTCACCttgcaaacaaaaaccacatgAAGAACACAAAATGTACTACTTCTGTAACAGATTAGAAGTCATCCAGTTCGCTAGACAGCTCTCattaatggaaaaaacagcaactgtTTGAGAAAATGCTACTGTCTTCTTACCTTCGGCCAGCACTGGCTGTATTCCTCTTGCACTTCTGAAGCCTTTTTATCCAAAGGCTGGTCAATGTCTTGCTGTCGCCAGGTTTTAAATGCTGCTCCCAGAAGACCGTGAACAAAAAGGATGTCTGCTCGGACGGGCTGACTGACATAGAAAGGAATTTGTAAAAGGTACATGAtaggtattttttttagcaaatcACATTTAAACAGAACTTTTAACCTAAGAGATatcaaaatgatattttaaataacatacaCGGTTTCTTGTACTATGGACAACGTGCCATGATATTGCATGATATTTCACAGAGAATACTCAGATCAATATGAAGAACACAGATTCACCCATAAGAGATATCTAGAAAGAGGTATGGGAAGTACAAAACTCttatttcatattcttctaTAATGAAAAACACCATTTTCTCCACCCACTATTAATGCAGCTTAGTTAGACCTTCACTGTCTGACTCTATCATCTCTGCTAACACCAGTGAGCCCAGGAATAGTTGCTGCTAAGCGACGTACCATGTTGGAGACTGCTTCAGTCCCAGACAAatattctctgaaaagaaaaaagaagcctCAGCTTCTTTTACTGCAGTTGAGGCCAAAGGGCTGCTATCAGCCGAATGACTGTAAGGCACCGTATTCCAAGACATGCCAGTACTAAGGCTGCAAAACAATAATTCATCTCATGGTTTGCGTCTAGATTTTCCAAGCAATACAGAAACACGCCTTTCATCACAACAGACAGCTCCAAGCACTCCCGTTGTTCTCATATTAGAGGACCTACATTCAGTCCAGTCAATCCATGAAGAACCAGAGGAGCAGGTAACAAAAGTAGAGCTGTACTCTGAACCCAAATCTGaatttttgcagctgaaaatacagcaagtaACTCAAATTACAGCATGTACAGTTTCTCCTGCTGCATTACCTGCTACGATATTGTGGATGTAAGACATAAACACCATCCGGATACTTTTCTTGCACCGTGTCCCTGTCTAGGTTAGCCAAAGCTCTGGATGCATGAGAAGACTGAATGATGTGCGGGGATTTCATTACTTCAGCAAGTACAGAAACCCAACCtacattgaaaaaataaagtggcAGGTTAAGTAATTAGAAACATCATCCCaacaagaaaattcagaaacacCTGTCTTCAAAGTAGTAATTGTGAAAATAGGCATTAGAATTTAAGAATGGTAATATCAAAACAAATTACTTCAATCTACTTCTCTTTACTGCAGGAAAGCCACTGCTGGATAAGTGgaaatgacaaaattaaaaaatccagaATGGTGAGGAGGCAATGTATTTTACTACTACTCAGCTTATAATCTGAAGCACAACCCCTACTCAGTAGGAAAACAAAGTATATCAGCAGGTCAGCGCAGCAGTCATAGAGAGAATAGATCTCAATTCTCTTTCTGCAGCCAAGATGCAAAACAgacagtgaaaatgaatgttccagagagaaaatgaaactcaaagcacaggagggaaaggaaacagcCCACAGGAATAACGGCAGGTGGAAAAACTGATGCTTGCTCCGAACAAGCACTTCTAATTTTAAATTCCAGAGTGTGAAAAAAACTTACGTAATTGAAATTCTCCTCCTactctaaaacaaaacaaaaacaaaaaattctgtCTATACTTGAGAAACATAAAAGAATAATTGACAGAACACATTCCTCAATAAAGTTTTAAGTCATAgctatctcaaaaaaaaaaaaaaataatatatactTTACAGACTCTTACCTAAAAATGAAACTTACTGTTTCTCAGACATGGATGAGGATGTTCACAGACTGAGACACGCAAAGgaatatacacacatacaaaggggatttaaatgctttaaaagaaaactgagtcAGATTGATTGTATGGATCTGTGATGAATGaggaaaaatcattaaaatctaagcagataaaaaaaaaaccaatattCAGAGCACACAGACATACAAGAACAAATGGGAAAAGTGTGaaaatttgacaaaaaaaatttcatGAAGTAAAATTTCTCAAATTAAAGTTGCTCGTAGAGCAGACTAAATGCTGTTACAGATCTGGTGGAAAACTTCCTCAGCAGGAGCTAGCTGGGTAAGGGTTGGCTGCAAACTGGAGCAGCTGTGAGGACCCAATGCATGAGCAGCATGAACACCAGGATGTGAGGGAGCCCACAGGCACCACAAGTTACGCAAGCTCATCTCTGCCTCCTGCCACTGTTATTTGTTCTAAGTTACTAGCCTGACACGAAGAAAGGGAAAGTGGGaaggcatgttttcttttcttccaacaTATAAAAGACTACAAGCTGATCTGTTCCTTTATGAGACTAAAACACagtaaattggaaaaaaaaaaaaagataaacaacaTAGATGATCTGCCAGAGGAAATTCAATAGATTTTTGTCAGTAATTTGAACTAAACATCAAAAGTCCCAATTTTCACCATCTTCCAAAGACTTACAAGGCCTGTAGCTCTGACATATATCAACCAGACAACATGCAGAAGTTTTTCAACCAATGCTGTCTAAACTATTTATGTTTTGcgtaacaaaaaaaaaaaggtacaaactaacaaaaaaagaacaaagaaaacatacaaatgcATACAAAACATACATATGAAAACCAAACCACTATCACGGTCCCTTACATTTTACAATAGCACTGAATCCAGTGAAAAATTTAGGATATAGAACTGGCAGTCTGGCACTCGGGCTGCTTGcacttgctttccttttacCTGCACGTACTATGGATGAATGAAGACGTTCATCCAAAGCCATATTTCCAATAATGCGAATTATGTTTCTTTGTATCTTTGCAGAATCTTTACGTAGCTGGTAtatcctctgcagcagctgaaggccaCCTAGAGCTTCAATTTTATCACAGTGCGATGAAACCTAGCATCATACAGTAAATACAGTGACAATAAGTAGATGTTCTGCAAAAGGTTCTTTGTGATGCTATTAATATAGATTAATAACCACTTGGCATGACCAAATTTCAAGTGATGTTCAAGAGTCTAAACAGGACAATTGCCTGCATTTGTTAAAGCACTGCCAATGGAAGCTTCTTACTGTCTACCACCTAAAGTGCAATTGTTAGAATAGCTCCTCTTTGAAACACATGGCATTTTTACTCCCTTAATAGCACTGCTATCATTACTGATCTTAAGGGCAACAGTAGATTCTAGTTCAAGCAGATGAACACAGACTGATCAGTAGCGTCAACCACCAATACTGACCAAACGCTTGTGACTTGAACATGTCTACAgtgcttaaaaatgtattgtggTCATGAAACTGCTATGTCCTCAAGTCTGAAGCTTTCAACAAAGACAAAGGCATTCTGTGTAAGTACAGCCATAACTTGATTAAATGGAAAATCTAGAATATAAAAAATTCTAGACTACGTCAGAATTTCTATGCATATAGAAGCTGTGAAAAGAATACTGGCAAACCACACCTTATCCATCCCTACTACCAATAATAATTTAGTATTCTCAATaccatttttcaattttcaagaCTTCTGAGAAATTAAGGAACTTATACAAGCTAATTAGACATAATAATAGAACACAGAGGCAAttgacaacagaaaaatgagtttgttACGCTGCCTTATGATTCACATTAGTCTCAGTTCTCTGAAAGTTCTTACAAAAGGGATGGAGGTTAGGAGACAAGAAAATGGTAACTCCTACCCAATACATGACAACCTTAGAAAAGAATGTTTAGAAATGTATCTTTTCAGTTGTAGTTTAAAAGACAATTACCTTAGAATGCTGCACTAAAGCTTGCAAGCAAAAGAGTTCTACTGTCTCTGAAGGAACTTTACCCAGTGTCTCGCAATATGGAAGTCCGTTTCCCCCAAAACACCATAAGCCTCCCTGAAAtgagaaacagtaaaaatgatACCACATTCCAAATGGCTacataaaataagcatttctaaACTAGAATGCTACGTGTGTAATGATCTCTAGAAATCGCTACAGAGTGCTCAGcatgtatgcatttttaagtaTATAAATTACACAGCAGCACACTATAAAAATGTCTactatttttaactgaaagtaTTAAATAGATTTTCAGTTAGAAGTTTCCATAGTCTATTAACTTCAAAACATacaacaaaggggaaaaatatagGATTATTATGTTAATTAATGTAATCTTTTAAGATTGTTTGCTTGAGGATAAGGAAGCAAGAATCAGACTTAATCTTGACTTccacagttgaaaaaaaatgagaagagaagaaaataaggtaTCCAACACTTAGCATAGTGCCAAAAGGCCAGTCTGTCTCAATCGTACAGCAGGAAGACCAGCAAAACTTTGAGAGAGAATAATTTTCTAGGACAATAGAAATAGTGCAATTAGTCAAAATGTTTCCAAGAGTGGTCTTACCAGCGATCTTTTTGTAGCAAGACCTCTTGTTGTGTAAACAATGACGGAGTCACCATGTAAAAATATTCCACGTATTTGTGTAATAGGAAATATAGAATTCTTGTACCCTGGAACCTCTAAACCCTGCTAAGCGTCATTATGACAGTCCTCTTTTTTATTATAACTTTCAAAAGTAAGAGTCACTGATTACAAAAGTCACAACTTGACTTACGTTTTGGCACCAGTGACCTGTTACAGGAATGCATTTCCATGTAATACAACAGTTCACTACCATAGGCCACAATTAGTTTGACAGTAAGACATAAAAAGGGTTTAATAATCTCAGCagatgaaatgtgaaaaatctCTTTATGAGGActgcaagaggaaagaaacGTTCTAGATAATGTTGAAATGTCTTCACTTACAAGTCTTCCCACAAAGCAGGTATCTCTTACTAGACCAACTAGTACAGCTAGGAAAGATAAACAAGCTTTCAAGCATGCGGACCATATGTAGAAGAGCTTATAGTAAGTTGTAATGTAACAAAGGAaccacatttttcttcactttacATAGCTCAAAAATATGGAAAGAGTTTTGTATCTTTGAGCTCTGaaggaataaagaaacaaaatagttCTATTCTGCAGGTGGGAACTCACCCTTTGTGCAGCAAGAGTCTGACTACTTTCACGTAAAGCAAGAGATGTGAAGTACTGGACACATGGATCAAGGCCAGTCTGAGGTAAAGAAACTAACAGTAAGCGAAGTTCGTCTTCTATGAGACAATCCTGTGAGAAGTAAACACAAACAGCTTTTAATTCAGTCCAAagcctgaaacaaaacacaatatggaagaaaatgaagatcttAAATAATTGAAGCAGCTATATCAGTAAGACCTAGACTTTAGTGCACTCCAATTTGGGCTTAACAGTTACTCCTGTAAAAACTTTGGAGGTTGTTAATTCTAAAACCAGCCACTTGAGAGATGAAAAGTGAGCTTTAAGCTTCACACTTCGGTGGCCTTTTTCTAGTAtgcctggaaaggaaaaagagagaacgGGTTCCTCTTGACACAAGACGCCTAGAAGTCCACCTTTGACTACACAGTAATACTGATGGTGCTGCATTAGAATGAATGCATGAATTACTAgtcaaaacaacaaacaacactACTCTCATCTTCAAAATATTCACACAGATGTCAATTTATAATCCATGATAAgtgacaggaaaacaaattcaacaAAGTTGTTCTATTTGCCCATAGTCATGGAACTTATAGTTATTCTAATTTTTGCTACAAACAGAGATGGAGAACTATCTGATGTGCAGAACAACATTTGCTGCCACAATGATTTCCTTCAGCTTCCTAAGTAGCACACCGATAACTCTAAACTCCAATCACACAGCAACAAtactgctgtaaaaataaagcatatacACAATCATATATGAGTATAATCTAGTACATCAGGACTGACAGGTACAGGTGCGCTGTCATGTAATGTCataaaaataaacctaaaaCAGAGAATGTCACTATCAACCAAAGCTGGTTTTCAGAGTTGTGTTGGCTAAGATGTACAGGTATTCTGTGACAGGAACTTTTGCCAGCATTTATTATAGTAAGATTACAGAAGACATCTCATGTTTTCTGTGCCAATTCTGCGTATTAAAGAAGCAGGTCCAATGCCAGCATTACTCAAACCATCACGTTTATACATACTTCATAATTAACACAAAATCAAAGCAAGATCCTACCTATCCACTTAGGATTTGTCGGTACccaaaaacaggaaataaagacGTGGGCTTACAGCACAACTAAATACAAAGGAAACAAGTCAGGTAGACATTACCGTACGTAAAAAGGATGGGGGAGAGTCACATCCCCAAATCAGAAACTCCGAAGGTGTTTGGGAATTTAAGATAGGTAACTTAAGCTGTTCTAGATGTTAAGCATTTGTTTATCTGATTAATATAAGTCACTGTATTGAGGTGCAAAGCATTTTTGCAGCTAAGAATCACACAGTGAATTTTCTGTTggaatatttttcaattaaatctATCAAGTATTGTGATAAGCTAACTAAAGCTTAGTtcataataataacagtaaagCTCAATCCCCAAACATTTTCTATCATTTCTAAATTCAAAAAGTAGGTTAAGATGTCtaaaaggagacagaagaatTTCTGGTGAAAGACAGTAGGTACATCTATATTAGTTACTCAACACACTGGAGGAATTTTTCCAGGCGGAAAATTTGCCTTGTATCTGCACTTGGGAGTCATATAGTACACTCAAAATGGTTTCCGTACTTGACATAATTAAGGTTAAAGCTGTGAGCCAGAGCATTACTTAGAGTACCACACTAGCAGTGAAAATGCAAGGTCCCCCAGGAGTGCTCTCTACTTGTAGGATTCTGTCAATGTCAACAAGGCAATCTACGATCACTTAAATATAAGAGCGCATTGCACTGCCTGCTAGGCACAGACAGCAGCATATGCATCACACTTGTGACTCACACAAActacactgctgctgaaagtgTAATTTGGAGATACAGTCAAAGAACAATAATCAAAATTCTATCTTTAGCTCTTCACATCACATCATTCACTAATACAGACACACTCCAGAGGTGTATTACAGTTGGTGTTTTGGTCTTCAATTTAGTactcttttttaacttttgaagAATTCTATGGTCACTAACAATGAAAGTACTAAagacaaacaagcaagcaaaaatcAACAAGTACCTTCTTTCcatttacttacatttttcatttttggcaATGATGGTGGAGGCAGGAAAAAGCGAAGGTCGATATCTTTGGATCGAGCCAAACCTATAGCAGTCCTTTGATCACAGGTTTGGGCAACTGTACTGTATTGATAATCTGTAGTACAAGAACTTCAGTGTT
The sequence above is drawn from the Numida meleagris isolate 19003 breed g44 Domestic line chromosome 3, NumMel1.0, whole genome shotgun sequence genome and encodes:
- the SERAC1 gene encoding protein SERAC1 isoform X5, translating into MFYLFSAKEHFSTFDGEDHECALWLLLKRTQSEDKEVRLQAVQDLAQNTHWHDYQYSTVAQTCDQRTAIGLARSKDIDLRFFLPPPSLPKMKNDCLIEDELRLLLVSLPQTGLDPCVQYFTSLALRESSQTLAAQRGGLWCFGGNGLPYCETLGKVPSETVELFCLQALVQHSKVSSHCDKIEALGGLQLLQRIYQLRKDSAKIQRNIIRIIGNMALDERLHSSIVRAGKRKASASSPSARLPVLYPKFFTGFSAIVKCWVSVLAEVMKSPHIIQSSHASRALANLDRDTVQEKYPDGVYVLHPQYRSSQPVRADILFVHGLLGAAFKTWRQQDIDQPLDKKASEVQEEYSQCWPKTWLASDCPALRIISVEYDTRLSDWKAKCPVEPHRTSIAYRSNELLEKLRAAGIGERPLVWVSHSMGGLLVKKMLVDASKNPEMDKIVNNTRGIIFYSVPHHGSQLAEYSISARYLLFPSVEVKELSKDSPALKVLNDDFLSFAKDKKFPVLSFAETLPTHIGSMLKLHVVPLESAKLGIGELIPVDVNHLNICKPKKKDAFLYQRTLKFIQDVLATDLGE
- the SERAC1 gene encoding protein SERAC1 isoform X4, which translates into the protein MIGKIAKVTGSLILGGFVFITYEVLSLKKLLQIDTQAIHQEKLKSHVYIRTSSLNPNEYQGITYQARKEIHRAVRKILETEAKIFRRPLNEHFSTFDGEDHECALWLLLKRTQSEDKEVRLQAVQDLAQNTHWHDYQYSTVAQTCDQRTAIGLARSKDIDLRFFLPPPSLPKMKNDCLIEDELRLLLVSLPQTGLDPCVQYFTSLALRESSQTLAAQRGGLWCFGGNGLPYCETLGKVPSETVELFCLQALVQHSKVSSHCDKIEALGGLQLLQRIYQLRKDSAKIQRNIIRIIGNMALDERLHSSIVRAGKRKASASSPSARLPVLYPKFFTGFSAIVKCWVSVLAEVMKSPHIIQSSHASRALANLDRDTVQEKYPDGVYVLHPQYRSSQPVRADILFVHGLLGAAFKTWRQQDIDQPLDKKASEVQEEYSQCWPKTWLASDCPALRIISVEYDTRLSDWKAKCPVEPHRTSIAYRSNELLEKLRAAGIGERPLVWVSHSMGGLLVKKMLVDASKNPEMDKIVNNTRGIIFYSVPHHGSQLAEYSISARYLLFPSVEVKELSKDSPALKVLNDDFLSFAKDKKFPVLSFAETLPTHIGSMLKLHVVPLESAKLGIGELIPVDVNHLNICKPKKKDAFLYQRTLKFIQDVLATDLGE